From one Musa acuminata AAA Group cultivar baxijiao chromosome BXJ2-6, Cavendish_Baxijiao_AAA, whole genome shotgun sequence genomic stretch:
- the LOC135615363 gene encoding lecithin-cholesterol acyltransferase-like 1 → MAAGRELHPLVLVPGLSGNQLEARLTEEYRPPLPALQAPQAAGWFRIWMDRSLLLDSAAQRCFAHQLSLFYDPDADDFRNVPGVETRVPFFGSTEGLRFLDPNRKDSSICMDTLVKSLEEIGYQDNLNLFGAPYDFRYSLAGGGHPSKVATQYLQDLRELVEQASKMNGDKPVIILTHSYGGLLTLHLLNRNPSWWRRKFIKHFIALSAPWGGIVVEMFMFTSGDTIGMPLVDPLTIREQFRRTESNLWLLPFPKTFGNRPLVVTRDRNYSATNMAEFLQAIGFQEGVKPYVSRILPLLEEMAAPGVPVTCIIGVGVDTPETFLYNGEGKFDEPPEVVSGDGDGLVNLASLLALESEWSDAPEQELKVIKIPNATHAGILTQEFAVTEIIRRVLDVNSVPA, encoded by the exons ATGGCGGCCGGTCGTGAGCTCCACCCCCTCGTTTTGGTCCCCGGCCTGAGCGGAAACCAGCTCGAGGCCCGGCTGACGGAGGAGTACCGCCCGCCCCTGCCCGCCCTCCAAGCTCCGCAAGCCGCTGGCTGGTTCAGGATCTGGATGGACCGCTCCCTCCTCCTGGATTCCGCCGCCCAGCGATGCTTCGCCCACCAGCTGAGCCTCTTCTACGACCCCGACGCCGACGACTTCCGCAACGTGCCCGGCGTCGAAACCCGCGTCCCCTTCTTCGGCTCCACCGAGGGGTTACGATTCCTCGATCCCAACCGCAA GGATTCTTCTATTTGCATGGATACCCTGGTGAAGTCCTTGGAAGAAATTGGGTACCAAGACAACCTCAACCTTTTCGGAGCACCTTACGATTTCCGATACAGCCTTGCCGGAGGAGGTCATCCATCAAAGGTGGCTACTCAATACCTTCAAGATCTTAGAGAGCTAGTTGAGCAGGCCAGCAAGATGAACGGAGACAAACCTGTGATCATTTTAACACACAGCTATGGTGGATTGCTCACCCTTCATCTCCTTAATCGCAATCCTTCATGGTGGCGCCGAAAGTTCATCAAGCACTTCATAGCACTGTCTGCACCGTGGGGAGGCATTGTCGTGGAAATGTTCATGTTCACCAGTGGAGACACAATAGGGATGCCTTTGGTGGACCCCTTAACAATAAGAGAACAATTCAGGAGAACAGAAAGCAACCTTTGGCTTCTGCCTTTCCCTAAAACATTTGGAAACAGACCGCTCGTCGTTACGAGAGACAGGAACTACTCGGCAACCAACATGGCAGAATTCCTGCAAGCAATTGGGTTCCAAGAGGGCGTAAAACCTTATGTATCTCGTATATTGCCGTTGCTAGAGGAGATGGCGGCGCCGGGAGTTCCAGTGACTTGCATTATAGGGGTTGGGGTGGACACTCCTGAAACATTTCTCTACAATGGTGAAGGAAAGTTTGACGAGCCTCCTGAGGTGGTTTCTGGTGATGGGGATGGGTTGGTGAATCTGGCTAGCTTATTGGCACTTGAATCAGAGTGGTCTGATGCTCCAGAACAAGAGCTCAAAGTCATCAAAATCCCAAATGCTACTCATGCTGGCATTCTCACCCAAGAATTTGCCGTAACAGAAATAATAAGACGAGTGTTGGATGTCAACTCTGTGCCTGCATGA